Proteins from a genomic interval of Actinoalloteichus hymeniacidonis:
- a CDS encoding ArsR/SmtB family transcription factor has product MVTLPGNNSIDVSALRALAHPLRITLIQELGIHGPATASQLGRRLGETSGATSYHLRQLARHGLIEDDDERSAGRERWWRRKESGFALAGFEFMRKQETRAAAQLVIREFQRGKDERLRRWLEGKDRWSDEWYQASMDSTVMMRLNPALLFELTSELVAVIERYRGRSVGDDAESVELQLNAFPNPPLATDDGMDGPAAGTGTDHGSRATKQTASSSTTVGEDPESAR; this is encoded by the coding sequence ATGGTGACGCTCCCGGGCAACAACAGCATCGATGTCTCAGCGCTGCGTGCGCTGGCACATCCACTGCGGATCACCTTGATCCAGGAGCTCGGGATCCATGGACCCGCCACCGCCTCGCAACTCGGCCGTAGGCTCGGCGAGACCAGTGGCGCCACCAGCTACCACCTCCGACAACTCGCTCGACACGGACTTATCGAGGACGACGACGAGCGCAGCGCGGGCCGGGAACGCTGGTGGCGGCGGAAGGAGAGCGGTTTCGCGCTCGCGGGCTTCGAGTTCATGCGTAAGCAGGAGACGCGGGCGGCGGCTCAGCTCGTGATACGCGAGTTCCAACGCGGTAAGGACGAGCGACTACGCCGCTGGTTGGAAGGTAAAGATCGATGGAGTGACGAGTGGTACCAGGCGTCGATGGACAGCACCGTCATGATGCGGCTGAATCCGGCGTTGCTCTTCGAGTTGACCAGCGAACTGGTTGCCGTGATCGAGCGCTATCGAGGCCGCTCCGTCGGGGATGACGCCGAATCCGTTGAATTGCAGCTGAACGCGTTCCCGAACCCGCCGCTCGCGACGGACGACGGGATGGACGGCCCCGCCGCTGGCACCGGGACCGACCACGGCTCCAGGGCTACCAAGCAGACCGCTTCGAGCTCCACGACCGTCGGCGAGGATCCGGAGTCTGCGCGATGA
- a CDS encoding MFS transporter has protein sequence MNERRLGKPFWTLLTSSSVSNLGDGVARVALPLLAATLTRDPLLIGSLTSFAFVPWLLFAMISGALVDRWDRKTVMIAANLFRAVVVGALTFAVYSDAAAIWMLFVAAFVLGTAETLYDGATRAILPSVVRRDQLTVANGRLESVEVVLQNFIGAPVGSSLFVIAAAGPFLANSAGFLIAALLLFLLPGSYRAVRDEKVPAQPPNLRREVGEGLSWLWRHRLLRPFVFITAIGAALFEGATAITVLLVIDTMELPEASFGFFMLLIGAGGVIGGLSTAALLRRFRRRTLLIAIEVGLGLILLGIGLAPVPAVVAAGFFLAGLLVLIWNVVSMTMRQTLIPAHLFGRVQGAWRTVVWGCLPLGGLLGGLLARVTDVPTVFLVAGVLKLATTVYLIILLKTRGGELDVMDAEDRAARARGTVESASTSEAVQTESEATVPTPAQKDGIEAGIERRDVIGDDRRESVAD, from the coding sequence ATGAACGAGAGACGCCTCGGTAAACCGTTCTGGACGCTGCTCACCTCCAGTTCCGTCTCCAACCTCGGCGATGGCGTCGCCCGAGTGGCCCTGCCGCTGTTGGCCGCGACGCTGACCCGTGATCCGCTGCTCATCGGCAGCCTCACCAGCTTCGCCTTCGTGCCATGGCTGTTATTCGCGATGATCAGTGGTGCGCTGGTCGACCGCTGGGATCGCAAGACCGTGATGATCGCGGCGAACTTGTTCCGGGCGGTGGTGGTCGGCGCCCTGACGTTCGCGGTCTACAGCGATGCGGCGGCCATCTGGATGCTGTTCGTCGCCGCATTCGTCTTGGGCACGGCCGAGACCCTCTACGACGGCGCGACCCGGGCCATCCTGCCCTCGGTCGTCCGCCGGGACCAGCTCACGGTCGCCAACGGCCGGCTGGAATCCGTCGAGGTCGTCCTACAGAATTTCATCGGTGCGCCGGTCGGCAGTTCGCTGTTCGTCATCGCCGCTGCGGGCCCCTTTCTGGCGAACTCGGCGGGATTCCTGATCGCCGCCCTCCTGCTGTTCCTGCTTCCCGGTTCGTATCGGGCGGTTCGCGACGAGAAGGTGCCTGCCCAGCCACCCAACCTGCGGCGTGAGGTCGGCGAGGGACTGAGCTGGTTGTGGCGCCATCGGCTCCTTCGACCGTTCGTCTTCATCACCGCGATCGGCGCGGCCCTGTTCGAAGGCGCGACCGCTATCACCGTGCTGTTGGTCATCGACACGATGGAGCTTCCCGAGGCGAGCTTCGGCTTCTTCATGCTGTTGATCGGGGCCGGTGGCGTCATCGGCGGGTTGTCCACCGCTGCCCTGTTGCGCCGGTTCCGCAGACGGACGCTGTTGATCGCGATCGAGGTGGGGCTGGGGCTGATCCTGCTCGGCATCGGCCTTGCTCCGGTGCCTGCGGTGGTGGCAGCAGGCTTCTTCCTCGCCGGACTGCTGGTCCTCATCTGGAACGTGGTCTCGATGACGATGCGGCAGACCCTGATCCCCGCCCATCTCTTCGGCCGGGTTCAGGGTGCTTGGCGGACCGTCGTATGGGGCTGTCTTCCCCTCGGTGGGCTGTTGGGCGGATTACTCGCCCGAGTGACCGATGTGCCCACGGTGTTCCTGGTGGCAGGCGTACTCAAGCTGGCCACCACGGTGTATCTGATCATCCTGCTCAAGACGCGGGGCGGCGAACTGGACGTGATGGACGCAGAGGATCGCGCGGCAAGAGCGCGCGGCACAGTCGAATCAGCTTCGACGAGCGAAGCAGTTCAGACCGAATCCGAAGCAACCGTGCCCACTCCGGCTCAGAAGGACGGCATCGAAGCCGGTATCGAGCGGCGAGACGTGATCGGCGACGACAGGCGGGAATCCGTCGCCGACTGA
- a CDS encoding MFS transporter → MNKQRLGKPFRALLASSAVSNLGDGIGRVALPLLAATLTRDPLLVGSLMSFVFVPWLLFALVSGALVDRWDRKTVMIAANVFRAGVVGALTLAVFTDQAAVWMLFVAAFLLGTAETLYDSASRAILPSVIRRDQLAVGNGRLESAEVVTQNFIGAPVASSLFVVAAAAPFLANSAGFLFAALLLLLLPGSYRAVPTDGVRSAPPNLRREIGEGLRWLWGHRVFRPLVFLTAIGSAAMEGAIALAVLLVIDTMGLPEASYGFFAVLIGVGGVLGGMTAAILLRRFRRRTLLVASEIGLGLGLLGVGIAPVPSVVAVAFFAMGISLLVFNVVLMALRQTLIPEHLFGRVQGAWRTVTWGCLPLGGLLGGLLARFTSVQTVFLIAGIIVSTIALGIAILLKFRGAELDALDDSDRAARQLAAAEPTDTGRKEPVTENVGASPPSRSRSTG, encoded by the coding sequence ATGAACAAGCAGCGTCTGGGGAAGCCGTTTCGGGCCCTGCTCGCCTCCAGCGCGGTCTCCAACCTCGGCGATGGCATCGGCCGTGTGGCGCTGCCGCTGCTGGCGGCGACGCTGACCCGCGACCCGCTGCTCGTCGGAAGCCTCATGAGCTTCGTCTTCGTGCCATGGTTGCTGTTCGCGCTGGTCAGCGGCGCGCTGGTCGACCGGTGGGACCGCAAGACGGTCATGATCGCGGCGAACGTCTTCCGTGCGGGGGTGGTCGGTGCGCTCACTCTCGCCGTGTTCACCGACCAGGCCGCAGTCTGGATGCTCTTCGTTGCCGCGTTCCTCCTCGGTACAGCCGAGACGCTCTACGACAGCGCGTCCCGGGCCATCCTGCCCTCGGTCATTCGCCGGGATCAGCTGGCGGTAGGCAACGGCCGGTTGGAATCCGCCGAAGTCGTCACGCAGAACTTCATCGGGGCTCCGGTGGCGAGTTCGCTCTTCGTCGTCGCTGCCGCCGCCCCCTTCCTGGCCAACTCGGCAGGTTTCCTTTTCGCGGCGTTGCTGTTGTTGCTATTGCCGGGTTCGTACCGGGCGGTGCCGACCGACGGGGTTCGTAGCGCACCGCCCAATCTGCGTCGCGAGATCGGCGAGGGTCTGCGCTGGTTGTGGGGACATCGGGTGTTCCGGCCGTTGGTCTTCCTCACCGCCATCGGTTCCGCCGCGATGGAGGGCGCGATAGCTCTCGCGGTATTGCTGGTCATCGACACGATGGGACTTCCCGAGGCTAGCTACGGTTTCTTTGCGGTGCTCATCGGGGTCGGTGGTGTCCTCGGTGGAATGACCGCCGCCATCCTGTTGCGTCGTTTCCGCCGACGAACGCTGTTGGTGGCCTCCGAAATCGGATTGGGCCTGGGATTGCTCGGGGTCGGTATTGCCCCGGTGCCGTCCGTGGTGGCGGTGGCTTTCTTCGCAATGGGCATATCGTTGCTCGTGTTCAACGTGGTCCTGATGGCTCTACGGCAGACATTGATTCCCGAGCACCTTTTCGGTCGGGTTCAGGGCGCTTGGCGGACTGTGACCTGGGGCTGCCTGCCACTCGGCGGTCTGCTCGGTGGACTGCTAGCCCGTTTCACCAGCGTGCAGACGGTGTTCCTGATTGCCGGGATCATCGTGTCGACCATCGCGTTGGGCATTGCCATCCTGCTCAAATTCAGGGGTGCGGAGCTGGATGCATTGGATGACTCGGACCGGGCGGCGCGGCAGCTCGCCGCAGCCGAGCCAACCGATACAGGGCGAAAGGAGCCTGTTACCGAGAACGTGGGCGCGAGCCCGCCTTCGAGATCGCGGTCGACCGGGTGA
- a CDS encoding MFS transporter, with translation MSAARRLGSRFWTLFSSTTVSNLGDGVGRVALPLLAATLTRDPILVGSLVSFSFVPWLLFALISGALVDRIDRRKAMIGANLVRAVIVGGLGLIVLAGGAQIWMLYIAAFLLGAAETLYDSAARAMLPSVIDRDQLERGNGRMEASEVVSQEFLGAPLGSLLFVLVAAGPFLANSAGFLVAALLLFALPGSYRAVPKAAESTAESGSAAEPSAERTPASRSLRAEIAEGLRWLWAHRLLRPLMLLTGLVTVALEASMALVVLLVVDELNLSEAIFGLFALAMGLGGLLAGLVAGVVTSRLPRAVVLVASVALAGLSVLAIGVLPGPILAAAMLTLSALFIVLFNVITMSLRQAVIPASLFGRIQGAYRTVIWGLMPLGGLLGGLIASVAGLRAVYLVSGIALLGTSVAFWLLVRRPDVDLSNLHNPDDAEPDESMPAAAPTHTEDATEPRA, from the coding sequence GTGAGCGCGGCGAGAAGACTCGGCTCGCGATTCTGGACCCTGTTCAGCTCGACGACGGTGTCCAATCTCGGCGATGGCGTCGGCCGGGTGGCGCTGCCACTGCTGGCGGCCACCCTCACCAGGGACCCGATTCTGGTCGGCAGCCTGGTGTCCTTCAGTTTCGTGCCCTGGTTGCTTTTCGCGCTGATCAGCGGCGCTCTAGTCGACCGGATCGACCGCCGCAAAGCGATGATCGGCGCGAATCTGGTTCGCGCGGTGATCGTCGGGGGCCTCGGCCTGATCGTGCTGGCGGGCGGCGCACAGATCTGGATGCTCTACATCGCGGCCTTCCTCTTGGGCGCCGCCGAAACGCTCTACGACAGCGCGGCACGGGCGATGCTGCCCTCGGTCATCGACCGTGATCAGCTCGAACGGGGAAACGGCCGGATGGAGGCATCCGAGGTCGTCAGCCAGGAGTTCCTCGGCGCGCCACTGGGCAGTCTGCTGTTCGTATTGGTTGCGGCCGGGCCGTTCCTGGCGAACTCGGCGGGCTTCCTGGTGGCCGCGCTGCTGCTGTTCGCCCTGCCCGGCTCGTATCGGGCCGTTCCGAAGGCTGCGGAGTCCACCGCCGAATCCGGGTCGGCGGCCGAGCCGTCAGCTGAGCGAACCCCCGCATCCCGCAGTCTGCGTGCCGAGATCGCCGAGGGACTGCGTTGGCTCTGGGCCCATCGACTGTTGCGGCCGCTGATGCTGTTGACCGGACTGGTCACCGTCGCCCTGGAAGCCTCGATGGCCTTGGTCGTCCTGCTGGTGGTCGACGAGTTGAACCTCAGCGAGGCGATCTTCGGTCTTTTCGCCCTCGCCATGGGATTGGGCGGACTACTGGCGGGTCTGGTGGCCGGGGTCGTCACCAGCAGGCTCCCCCGGGCGGTCGTACTGGTGGCCAGCGTGGCGCTGGCGGGCCTGAGCGTGTTGGCGATCGGTGTCCTGCCCGGCCCGATTCTGGCGGCCGCCATGCTGACGTTGAGCGCGTTGTTCATCGTGCTGTTCAACGTGATCACGATGTCGCTGCGGCAGGCCGTCATCCCCGCGAGCCTCTTCGGCCGAATCCAGGGCGCCTATCGCACGGTGATCTGGGGTCTGATGCCGTTGGGCGGCCTGCTGGGCGGTCTGATCGCCTCGGTCGCCGGGCTTCGCGCGGTGTATCTGGTCTCCGGTATCGCCTTGCTGGGCACCTCGGTGGCGTTCTGGCTGTTGGTTCGCCGACCCGACGTGGATCTGTCCAACCTGCACAACCCGGACGACGCAGAGCCCGACGAGTCGATGCCTGCAGCCGCGCCGACGCACACCGAGGATGCAACCGAGCCGAGGGCATGA